ATGCACGCGCCGATCAGCTTGCCCGGCCGGCCGTTTACCGACGGCTCGCGATACTCGACGACATAGGAGCGCACGGGGCTGTGCTCGACCATGTCGGCATAGTCCTGTTCATCCATCCCCGCCATGCCGCCGCCGGGGTGGCGCGTCGCCAGATAGCGCTGGAGCAGCTGGAACTGCTCGTCCGTGGCCCAGGGGCGACAGGCGTTGACCTCCAGATCGGCCATGCGGCGGATGAGCTTGCGATGCGTCGATCCGGCCTGGAACCGGTCGGCGACAACGCGGACCGACTGGCATGCGTTGCAGCTCGGGCAGCTGGGGCGATAGGCGACCGACTGGCTGCGGCGAAAACCGATCCGGCCGAGCGCGTCGTTGAGCTCGCCGGCGTGGAGCCCGTTCAGTTCGGTGAAGACCTTCCGCTCCTGGCGCCCCGGCAGGTACGGGCAGGGCGACGGGCTCGTGACGAAGAAGCGCGGAAAACGGAACGGCGCGGTCACGCTTCGTCGAGCCCCCAGGGTACGGGCCACGGGATGCGGCCTTTCGATCAATATGCAGGCGCCGATTCGCGATGAAAAGTCGGTTTACCACGAAAAGAACGTTAACTTGCGCCAGTCCGAACGACGCGCATGGTTCCCGGGATAACGAACAGCGTTAACGTCGCGGCGGGCGGTGCCGAACCCAGGCTTCGGCTCAGGCGAGCTCGACCAGGCTCACTTCGTAACTCGCGTCGCGCAGCGCGGCGATCAGCCGGTCGAGATGGGGACGATCGCGCGTCTCGCACTCGATGTCGGTGATGAGGCCCTTGGCCGGCAGCGTCGTGAAGACGCGCTGGTGATAGATCTCGATGATGTTGACCGCCTGCTCGTGAAAGATCTTGGCGACGCCATAAAGCGCGCCAGGCCGATCCTGGAGCCGTACGCGCAGCCGTGCGAGCCGGCCCGAGCGGGCCAGGTCGCGCAGGAGCACGTTGGCGAGCAGCCGCGTGTCGATGTTGCCGCCGCAAAGGACGATGCCGATGTGCTTGCCAGCGAACCGCTCGCGGTGGGTGAGCAGTGCGGCGAGGCCGGCGGCGCCCGCTCCTTCGACCACCGTCTTCTCGATCTGGAGGAGGAGGCTGACCGACTCCTCCAGGCTGCGCTCGCTGACCAGAACGATGTCGTCGACCAGTTCGCGCACGATCTGCGCGGTCAGGCCACCGGGCTCCTTGACGGCGATTCCCTCCGCCAGCGTATCTCCGCCGATCGGCAGCGCGCCGCCGTTCATGCGGTTGTACATCGAGGGGTAGAGCTCGGCCTGCACGCCGATCACGTCGATCGCACGCGGCTGCGCCTTGGCCACGGTGGCGATGCCGGAGATCAGCCCGCCGCCGCCGATCGGGACGACGAAGGTGTCGATGCCCGGCGCATCCTCCAGCATCTCGAGCGC
This is a stretch of genomic DNA from Sphingomonas sp. Y38-1Y. It encodes these proteins:
- a CDS encoding arginyltransferase; its protein translation is MTAPFRFPRFFVTSPSPCPYLPGRQERKVFTELNGLHAGELNDALGRIGFRRSQSVAYRPSCPSCNACQSVRVVADRFQAGSTHRKLIRRMADLEVNACRPWATDEQFQLLQRYLATRHPGGGMAGMDEQDYADMVEHSPVRSYVVEYREPSVNGRPGKLIGACITDQQADGLSMIYSFYDAGPDARPGLGTYIILDHIARATATGLPYVYLGYWVKGSARMAYKARFQPLEVLNAGGWRAMPAEAMAPAKVAELV
- a CDS encoding threonine ammonia-lyase, with the protein product MASLLETPAPALLPVSLDDVLGARARIAGSVVRTPTLVSKTLSQFVGATVYLKFENLQFTAAYKERGALNTLLQLSVEQRERGVIAASAGNHAQGLAYHGIRLGIPVTIVMPRSTPTVKVTQTEGHGATVILEGETFDEAYAHARTLEATNGLTFVHPFDDPRIVAGQGTIALEMLEDAPGIDTFVVPIGGGGLISGIATVAKAQPRAIDVIGVQAELYPSMYNRMNGGALPIGGDTLAEGIAVKEPGGLTAQIVRELVDDIVLVSERSLEESVSLLLQIEKTVVEGAGAAGLAALLTHRERFAGKHIGIVLCGGNIDTRLLANVLLRDLARSGRLARLRVRLQDRPGALYGVAKIFHEQAVNIIEIYHQRVFTTLPAKGLITDIECETRDRPHLDRLIAALRDASYEVSLVELA